From the genome of Papaver somniferum cultivar HN1 chromosome 2, ASM357369v1, whole genome shotgun sequence, one region includes:
- the LOC113349960 gene encoding AT-hook motif nuclear-localized protein 14-like has protein sequence MEDNENSGLNSYYHRHHHTGNAVNSGGSNGLFVSPNHHQNHQQQQHHHQQQNQHQHSHQHQQHQHNNAGHYSSTSPEPTPLIFPPHSVTGRSPFGSSPPPPPPPTAPSPPAPPAETVKRKRGRPRKYGTSETAQNSTSINKKLSSSTSPPPSTSLPVSSSSPRKKDSSSVSSPSSKKSQLLALGNAGQGFTPHVITVAAGEDVGQKIMSFMQQKKRAVCILSASGSISNASLRQPAIMGGNVTYEGRYEILSLSGSYLHTEIGGASSRTGGLSICLSGTDGRIVGGGVGGPLKAAGPVQVIVGSFVYNNQKEVIVDFETSENKLPPSMVGSAISSDHHHLYRLTDNL, from the exons aTGGAGGATAACGAAAATAGCGGTCTGAACTCATACTATCACCGCCATCACCATACTGGAAACGCTGTCAATTCTGGTGGTTCAAATGGGTTATTTGTAAGCCCTAACCACCACCAAaaccaccaacagcagcagcatcaccaccaacaacaaaatcaacaccAGCATTCGCATCAGCATCAGCAGCATCAACATAACAACGCCGGTCATTATTCATCTACTTCACCAGAACCAACTCCGTTGATTTTTCCACCACATTCAGTAACTGGAAGATCACCTTTCGgttcttcaccaccaccaccaccaccacctacagcACCGTCACCACCGGCACCACCAGCAGAAActgtaaaaagaaaaagaggtaGACCTAGAAAATACGGTACTTCTGAAACAGCTCAAAATTCTACTAGTATTAATAAGAAgttatcttcttctacttctcctcctccttctacGTCACTTCCCGTTTCATCTTCTTCGCCACGAAAGAAAGATTCTTCTTcggtttcttctccttcttcaaagAAATCTCAGTTACTTGCACTTG GAAATGCAGGACAAGGCTTTACACCACATGTCATCACTGTTGCTGCCGGCGAG GATGTTGGTCAAAAGATCATGTCTTTCATGCAACAAAAAAAGCGTGCAGTGTGTATTCTCTCAGCATCTGGTTCAATATCTAATGCCTCTCTCCGGCAGCCAGCAATTATGGGTGGAAATGTGACATACGAG GGAAGATACGAAATCCTTTCGCTGTCGGGATCCTACTTGCACACCGAGATCGGAGGAGCATCCTCAAGGACAGGCGGACTCAGTATTTGCCTTTCTGGTACAGATGGTCGCATTGTTGGAGGTGGAGTAGGCGGTCCCTTGAAAGCTGCTGGGCCCGTTCAG GTAATTGTTGGTTCTTTTGTATACAACAACCAGAAAGAAGTTATTGTTGATTTTGAAACTTCGGAAAACAAGTTACCACCATCGATGGTTGGTTCAGCAATTTCAAGTGATCACCACCACCTGTACAGGTTAACAGACAATTTGTAA